The Bombus vancouverensis nearcticus chromosome 9, iyBomVanc1_principal, whole genome shotgun sequence genome includes a window with the following:
- the LOC117158920 gene encoding cytoplasmic dynein 2 light intermediate chain 1, with translation MDYSFGRKAGKSLIKNIVHVWEVGHLTSSLVSAAMTGSSLTHSPHHVTVLIMLDLSQPEILWTTFEEAFSVVRNAMKMSYDDKIIQELKQQRIKERKKAVEREVDPFPMKLCLIGGKYDQFKDLSLDKIELVGKILRATAHVLGAGLYYHSAKDKSLLRRTKDLLSHYGFGIQFSDTKCTDFAKPLAISAGADSLSSIDLQFPQTRPSAILDTIKQIYVTRIPQESRSNEIILEDPSNDPNFNEPIIDRLRAQREEEINILLHDMLEGRIPQIPIPDPS, from the exons ATGGATTATTCTTTTGGACGTAAAGCTGGGAAGAGTTTA ATAAAAAATATCGTGCATGTTTGGGAAGTAGGACATTTAACTTCTTCATTAGTATCAGCCGCAATGACAGGTTCGTCTTTGACTCATTCTCCTCATCATGTCACGGTATTGATTATGTTGGATTTATCGCAACCGGAGATTTTATGGACCACTTTCGAAGAAGCTTTCTCGGTAGTTCGAAATGCAATGAAAATGAGTTATGACGATAAAATAATTCAGGAACTCAAACAACAGCGTATTAAAGAACGAAAAAAAGCAGTGGAAAGAGAAGTCGATCCATTTCCGATGAAACTTTGCCTTATTGGTGGAAAATATGATCAATTTAAG GATTTAAGTTTGGATAAAATAGAATTAGTTGGGAAAATATTAAGAGCTACAGCTCACGTTTTAGGCGCAGGACTCTATTATCATTCTGCAAAAGATAAATCTTTATTACGAAGAACTAAAGACTTGTTATCTCACTATGGATTTGGTATTCAATTTTC CGATACCAAGTGCACAGATTTTGCGAAGCCATTAGCGATATCTGCCGGTGCAGACTCCCTCTCGTCGATCGATTTGCAATTTCCTCAAACCAGACCTTCGGCTATCTTAGATACCATCAAACAGATTTACGTTACTCGTATACCGCAAGAGTCAAGAAGCAACGAAATTATTCTGGAGGATCCAAGTAACGACCCCAACTTTAATGAACCGATCATCGACAGATTACGAGCTCAGAGAGAAGAG GAAATCAATATTCTACTTCACGATATGTTGGAAGGACGAATACCTCAAATTCCTATTCCGGATCCATCATAG
- the scat gene encoding VPS54 subunit of GARP complex scat codes for MAKIVKVSESLPTVLICEYCTNLTFKQIEDFIRHLRDQHCSREGGSFVCLYGYNGVCTSLPVEGVSDKDYIAHATKHATMQQQRKSNGQLSEPSSSWTVYSAAQNLPAVLNDPFKGKQSNFLTRTWGDGFVEKVDIPKSPYLPEITMQHFESYLKKITRRYRKHSRMNSNANKSTTPNELLQNFPSLRKVKSLDQMQFDLSNIPKIFLIPNLDLSQKDNFYAVFPFAKNGLLNEDSNIVLNVKQMQEKLSHYLDIVEVRIAEQVASKSQAFFHAMTSHDALMEQLTQTITVLKALRKNIHQVDKHLVNDSLEILRLERARSNRLLVQEKLKLMATVHQSQPMIQLLLSTPDYVAALDLIATTQEILLQELNGVHSFRHLSSQLTEMEKLVDKMLSTEFQRYATADLNRPLGEENTVLDGDKLVSIISGLLRQKHFQFVDTYKEEAVTTVRAVTKQRVIEALAASDCCSDQQAAALEVGGLSLAERLTLLHNAIQSLTFLLLRVKAVHDVMRDTVDLAAGRVRDGSFDDTIPDCLLTQAEHSRVTIKLNDMITSICDYCHERMGNLLSAGTNDKDRLQSEKEKLNNENSNNKQEEKEYQNWNDKSSWLSKRATTAQVCQLANLVEEFTETCEKLCGKQCTGLRSAFKAQAGKFIQRFHTELKTKLTLLLESERWKQADVPPEFQSLVTYVYENKAFPPNLFKVDDKVKKDNVQNFIMIEDEKYAIVGTALMLIQMIHEYCRTGSELIALSGTIGRHLAELLRHYNSRCCQLVLGAGAMQVAGLKTITSTILVLAARSLKLILWFMPYVKSHFQTFAEQKPGRGLGASNISGGVALLDSVEKDIRAHVKEIESKILTIVDNLLGGQISKWTARPPVPSKSFRNISSYLMKLHEAVSGILPAVEVQTLYRTVNISFKEKLREQLVKMNIVNNGGPQHGVVTSELTFYLEALRKLKVLPTNELDDNWMSDIWTR; via the exons ATGGCGAAAATCGTGAAAGTATCCGAATCGCTACCTACCGTTCTGATTTGTGAATATTGTACTAACCTTACGTTCAAGCAAATAGAAGATTTCATAAG ACATTTAAGAGATCAGCATTGTTCTAGGGAAGGAGGTTCGTTTGTGTGCCTTTATGGTTATAATGGAGTATGCACTAGTCTTCCTGTGGAAGGTGTTTCTGACAAAGATTATATAGCACATGCTACTAAGCACGCAACGATGCAACAACAACGTAAAAGCAACGGTCAATTGTCAGAGCCTTCTTCCTCGTGGACTGTGTATTCCGCAGCACAGAATTTACCAGCTGTTTTAAATGATCCTTTCAAAGGaaaacaaagtaactttttaaCTCGTACTTGGGGAGACGGATTCGTAGAGAAAGTCGATATACCTAAAAGTCCCTACCTTCCTGAAATCACGATGCAACATTTTGAAtcatatttaaagaaaattacaaGG AGATACCGAAAACATTCTCGTATGAATTCAAATGCCAATAAATCGACTACGCCTAACGAGTTGTTACAAAATTTCCCAAGTTTAAGAAAAGTTAAATCTTTAG ATCAAATGCAATTTGATTTATCTAATATCCCAAAAATCTTCTTGATACCTAATTTGGATCTTTCTCAGAAAGATAATTTTTATGCTGTATTTCCATTTGCCAAAAATGGATTATTAAATGAGGATTCTAATATAGTTCTGAATGTAAAACAAATGCAAGAGAAG CTAAGTCATTATTTAGATATTGTTGAAGTTAGAATAGCAGAGCAAGTTGCTTCCAAATCTCAAGCATTTTTCCATGCTATGACTTCTCACGACGCCCTAATGGAGCAACTTACACAAACTATCACAGTTTTGAAAGCCCTTAGAAAAAATATACACCAAGTTGATAAGCATCTAGTCAATGATTCTTTGGAAATTTTAAG GTTGGAACGAGCGAGATCTAATCGATTATTGGTTCAAGAAAAGCTGAAACTTATGGCTACGGTACACCAAAGTCAACCAATGATACAACTGTTGTTATCTACACCCGATTATGTTGCAGCCTTAGATCTCATTGCTACAACGCAAGAAATACTTTTACAGGAATTGAATGGAGTACATAGTTTTag ACATTTAAGCTCTCAATTGACAGAAATGGAAAAACTTGTTGATAAAATGTTATCTACAGAATTTCAAAGATATGCAACTGCAGATTTAAACAGACCATTAGGCGAGGAAAATACAGTTTTGGATGGT GATAAACTTGTTTCCATCATTTCTGGTCTCCTGCGGCAAAAACATTTTCAATTTGTGGATACTTACAAAGAGGAAGCTGTAACAACGGTCCGAGCTGTGACAAAACAGAGGGTCATAGAAGCTTTAGCAGCGAGTGATTGTTGCAGTGATCAACAAGCTGCAGCTTTAGAAGTTGGTGGACTTTCCCTCGCGGAAAGATTGACATTACTTCACAATGCTATACAATCTTTAACATTCCTCTTGTTACGAGTTAAG GCTGTTCACGATGTAATGCGAGATACAGTAGACTTAGCGGCAGGCCGAGTACGTGACGGATCATTCGATGATACGATTCCCGATTGCTTATTAACTCAAGCAGAACATTCGCGAGTAACGATAAAACTCAATGATATGATAACTTCGATTTGTGATTATTGTCATGAGCGAATGGGAAATCTGCTTTCTGCAGGTACAAATGATAAAGATAGATTACAAAGCGAAAAAGAGAAACTAAACAATGaaaattcaaataataaacaagaagaaaaagaatatcAAAATTGGAATGATAAATCATCATGGTTGAGCAAAAGGGCAACAACAGCTCAAGTATGTCAACTAGCCAATTTAGTTGAAGAGTTTACAGAAACTTGCGAGAAACTCTGTGGTAAACAATGCACAGGTTTACGATCTGCGTTTAAG gcACAAGCAGGTAAATTCATTCAAAGATTTCATACTGAGCTTAAGACAAAGCTTACCCTTTTATTAGAATCTGAGCGGTGGAAACAAGCTGATGTACCACCAGAATTTCAGTCATTAGtaacatatgtatatgaaaACAAAGCTTTTCCACCGAATCTATTTAAAGTTGATGATAAAGTCAAGAAGGATAATGTCCAAAACTTCATTATGATAGAAGATGAAAAATATGCCATTGTTGGTACAGCTTTAATGCTTATACAAATGATACACGAATATTGCAG aacTGGCAGTGAACTGATAGCTTTATCAGGAACAATTGGAAGACATTTAGCTGAATTACTGCGGCATTACAATTCACGTTGTTGTCAACTTGTCCTTGGAGCTGGAGCAATGCAAGTTGCTGGTTTAAAGACTATTACTAGTACAATACTTGTATTAGCAGCACGAAGTTTGAAACTAATTTTGTGGTTTATGCCTTATGTTAAATCACACTTTCAAA CGTTTGCAGAACAAAAACCTGGTCGTGGACTTGGTGCATCTAATATAAGCGGTGGCGTTGCATTACTGGATAGCGTTGAAAAAGATATCCGTGCACATGTGAAAGAAATTGAAAGCAAAATTCTTACTATTGTCGACAATCTACTAGGTGGTCAAATATCAAAATGGACTGCAAGACCACCAGTACCATCAAAATcatttagaaatatttctag TTATTTAATGAAATTACACGAAGCAGTTTCTGGAATTCTTCCAGCAGTTGAAGTACAAACTCTATATCGTACAGTAAATATATCCTTCAAAGAAAAACTTAGAGAACAATTAGTCAAAATGAATATAGTGAATAACGGTGGTCCACAGCATGGTGTAGTCACATCTGAACTTACATTTTATCTAGAGGCATTACGAAAATTAAAAGTGTTACCAACTAATGAATTAGATGACAATTGGATGAGTGATATATGGACCAGATAA